GAAACTTCCAAAACCATTCATTCGCATTTCCTGAGAACAACAAGTACAAATGATCACACAAAAGTTGATAGTCGCCTCCTAAATTTTGTGCTGTAAGGGAGCGAATACGATATAGGGAGTCTTCGACTTGCATGCCGTTTCGCGCACCGTCGAATTTAATCCGCCAGCCTTTTATAATGCTAGCGACTTTTTCGGGGGAAATACTGAACGTTCTAGAATTTCCGGCTGATGTCTCACTATGATGACTGATATTTCTCTGAATGGGTGGTAATTGCGATTGGTAATCGTCAAAGCATCGGGGAACGCTAGGTGACCTTTGGTCCTGTTCTGTTGACTCGATATTAAGGGAAGTCATTTTGCTTTTTAGAGCTTGTTCTACCGACGGGACAAATTGTAATGAAATTTATGAACTCGTAAGTTCGCGACAAGTGGAACAAATAGTTTCTTGCTCTCCTACGCTTTCTTCTGGATTCTCTAAGCTGTGTCGTACTGCCATGGTAAAATATCAAATTATctattgaatataaaaaaaaaattactataaaaactccaaaattaaaaaaatcaaataaaaaaaatcaaaaccaaTCCGCCACCAAAATTCGTATAGCGCTTTTCGGAAATCCGAAATGTGCTGAAACACTTAACTGATCAAATCTCTCTTTCTCTGATACTGTTTGGGGATACACTAGAAAATTACTGGCTCGTAAAACTTCCGATAATATGTACATCCAGTAGGTCAAGAACTAAAATTCTTCCAGCGTCTTGCGATTCCTAACCAGAGGACCTGATAAATCTGAAATTCAACTTGGAGAAGTCAAGATGCACACAACAGTCGCTCTGGTCGATCAGTCCAAGCTGCTGAACTGCAATCGCAATTCCTAAAGATGAACAGTTGGTGAATTCCATCGAAATTCAAGTTAAACAGATCTAATAGGTTTTACTAAAAAAATACTACTACGATATATCATTGTCTAATGGGTCAAGATGCCAAAAGAAACTCTAGCCTCTTGCAGTTCCACAAGAGACgatatgaaaaaaaatggaaactgACTAGATAACTAATCAGGCCTCACCGTTTGGGCGCCAATTTTGTAATAGGTGGGTGTGGTTTGAACTCCCTACGTTGTTAGCCAACTTCTAACGTGGGGGTGTACGGGCTGTAGTTAAACAGAACCAAATTGCAAGATCTACTGCAAGGTCCAGAGGATATACCTTGGGGACGTATGGATGGGAGTTAAGGGCGTGAACTTCTTGTGATCTTAGACTAAGCTCGACGGATGGGGGTGGTTCTTTTCACGTATCCATACTACacatcatcaaaataaatttaagcgcactaactagatgcaaattaataaagGAAACCCGGATGATTGTCCTACTGACTCAAatccaaaagaaaactaaggaaacaaatcacctaaaaggcaaacaggctcagaagaaagagagagagagaatgacTTTGATCAGTTGTAGGGTATTATATGTTCATTATACCTTATTCTTAACCCACCCGACCTTGGCGAGATCAACGACGTTTGATTCGCCCCATATCACAATCCTATGTGATACCTATTGTGGTTCCAGCATGGCTATTTGAAGTTTCGGTGACGGATTTGTAATGGCCTTAAGCCTTCATGAAGTTCTTAATACTCAAATATAAATTGGAGCGAACTTGATTCATTTTTCCCTATCGGGTATTTCTgtttcattataaaatttctccATAACAGCTactttatataatttcattagaatttatattaatatatatatatatttatatttagatataaagaagagatttaaaaatatcgggttaaattcaataaatcagtttaactatgtttggaattaatgtagtaattaaattaggaattagaaaatttgcgatttcattaattaaaattattcatGTAATTATTAAtccaaaattattcaattcatGCCTTGCTAAAATTTACTGTTTGCGTCGCAAatctattaaaatttaatttagtgATATTCACTCACCGATGTTCGCCGCCTTTGAGCTCAAGGACAGGAATAGCTAGAcatgtttataattattaatctaaatagaacaataaattagcctggccatgtctttccttatattttcatatcacttatatatatatatacataaatctatatatttatataaaatacaaaggatattaagatattaattattgaaaaaacaaactaaacgGTGTGCAAGATTCTAATTAATGTATTCCTTCTTCCGCagaataatttcataattaacaaaAGGGATTTGAAAGCTTTGTATAAATTTCAGCAGGCCCATATTCACATTATTACACTGCTTCTagttacaaatttataaataattcgcTGGAGTTTTCTCTCCGTGTAGCGAAAAGGGGGGCTTGTCGTCAAatccaaaaatatattaaaagattGCGATCCCGCGTCGAATCTCTGCactatttaatttcaatatttcatCTATTTCGGCTTTCAGATAACCGCATGCTGCTTGCATAACCTGATACTAGCCGGTTGCATAATAGGGTGCTAGCCGATTACATAATCTGATACTAGCCGCACTGGCACGTGGCACTGGGGGGgtaataatttcataaaaaaaactgCACTGCACTGAATTTATAACATACCTGGTATAAAATAACTGAACACTATTAAACGAATCCCACTAATTCGTCTGGGATTTACTGCAgtttgataatttttaaagcactttttaaatattttttaagtcttGGCTTCAGATAACAGCCGTATTGCTTTCAGACTCGTAAATTAATGTAAAAGCTCTCCAATGCAAATCTAGCCCTAACTATGCTAAAGAAAAAAGCTTTTACATAACGGCACTCTTATCTCGATATGCAAAATCTTAGATAAGAATCGCGTGATGTTTGTTCGCTTATACAAAGTAACCGCAGATCAATGATATTAGCTGATAAGCCTTTAAGattttctctttctcttttaaGATCGCTCTTCGTATGAGTGCCTTATTGGAAATCCACACACTACAactggcattaacattgggTTTAGCACGTCCGTTACATTGACCTTCTATATCTATACCTTCTAtggtataatttagcatcttatataagaatttttcttctgaaataaaaatagttgctaatacagagtagatcggttcgttactcagtgtcaaggtaaggcacttaaaaccaacctacttcgagtgatcctgtgtaatacggaccacaagtagggctctcttaaagctatctacttcgcgtggctccagtgtaaacggaccataagtagaactttcatcctcgaacctacttcgagtggctcccgtgaaacggaccacaggtAGAACCCGCggtacccaacctacttcaagtgttgctcccgtgaaacggaccacaagtagaaaccCCGTTACCCACCCTATTTCCAGTCTTGCtcccgtaaaacggaccacaagtaggaccagccgataaggaatcagccgaaacccCGTACCATCCGTACTTGAGaagaaccagcccaggacttcaagtatcccacatcaactccagcctgatcacagcaagcgcctggtcaacccgatcagtcctttgcagaatccaggtacatttagtcagaacttttatacgttctttgactacgactccggtacttaccgttatgcccgcgagttcaagttcgacgtagtggccgcataacgccCTACGGACGAATAGAAGTCaggatttttttatgttttaaccGTCATGATTTTGCGCGGttccactgcatacgtacagcccacctcccgtccaaccgaccgagggacgctgccgcgtaacttacggctcgaatcgcgggaatagatccgagatagataagcgaggattaggagaaagatattacgaggaagagtgttgcatagataaggcggttaatataagcgatttaagattgttagtagagcaaagtgataagatgtggtagagaccattgtagtccgaacataataccctgaacggatcgtgttgggcatatatcgaactacaatggttGTTTCTGGTGGAAACAAtggaaagtttctggtccttctactaggaatgttaaagtttaaacgtgttagtaaatgctggctgtctatatttccataaataagattatatagaaacatgacacccagcatcgttctacgatttgttaatgttggtaagttgattagtaaaagtctactatgataagaggggaggtaaagatttgcatcccaattaagtcccctaagagcaaaagtaaggaagtttttttgtacagattcaatgtgatcttggtgtactccatattgaggactccagacacacgatccatactcaagaatcggacggaccagtgatgtatataacgttttagttatgtacgggtcattaaattcttttgaccatcttttaataaaaccaagcacacccatagctttattaaccatggtagatacatggtcggtaaatttaagtttcaaatctaataggacacctagatcgttaacctgagttaatctttctaaggcgttcccatagagaaagtacatagcctggtgaggactagatcggtaaaaagacataagtttacatttcgatccattaagctttaggttatttgctaaacacaaATTTTGAAGTtcatccaaatcggattgaagtctagactgggcgctagtgaatttatactgaaggcatagcttaacgtcatcagcgtacataagtacaagtgaattagttaaggcaaggggcaagtcattaataaacagagtaaaaagtaggggtccaagatggcttccttggggcacatCTCTAAAGAACATCtctaacatctttaaagaaaacacgtttgGTTCTCcttgataagtagctcgaaatccacataagaagatcagttgggaatcccaaaagactgagtttacttataagaagcgaatggttaacagagtcaaatgctttactgaagtcagtgtatatgacgtctgtttgtaagccattccggaagccatccgtgataaaagatgttagctccaataagttggtagtggtggagcgacgcttcatgaagccatgctggcacggagttattattgaactacataggtgttgcaaatgtggagtgataagtttttcaaaaagctttggaattgctgacaatttagagatgcctctataattagcagcgtcggattttttcccttttttatgcagcggaataatgaaggattctttccacataaagggaaagatcgaagtttccagcgatagattaaagagtttaacaagcggtttgcacagtgcctcggcgcagtacttcagaacacagcctggtactccattagggcctggcgaatacacgggcttaaccttaaaaaggtccgataacacaccactttgatcgaaagatgggcaaaatataaggttggctgattggatattataagtgtaaggctgagctaaactgctgctaggtgaataggtagtttgaaaaaactgtgcaaagagatcggccattgcctgatcggtgttcgcataagagttctcaaacgtaagcagtgggggaaaagatacatgtttacgcttagtgtttacaaagttataaaactgcttcggatcctgagtaaactgaatcctgcagcggcgaatataactcctataacattctgcgttatgcacggtgaaattggaccgagctactaagtatcttgaataactaactgtacagccagataatctatgtttgtttaaaagtctactcatactattctttaaatttataaggtgccttgaataccaaggcggattcgttgaagcggacggatatttccacggcacgcaagcgtcaaacaatatgttcaaagtgtaataaaatttttgttatgcgatgtttatatcctcgcatgccagtaaatcagaccaattaaatgatttttttaatgatttaaaaaatatgtaataaatATGGAATTAACAATACATGTATTTATGAATATCAGACCGTCTAATCAATAAAGTTTGGAAGaattataaaaacaacaagactggaaagctaacttcgggcggagccgcagttgatatacccttgcagttaggtagcagcttataattttatatatatatcggatcgtatgtagttggccgatcctaaattgtccaaaatggaatctgtaccaatctttcccatctttcttacttaaaaaacactaaatttataccaatttcgatcgttctatgacagttataggatatagtcggcgaCCTTTAGGAAATCTAACTTAACCATCTAACTTaagaaacaccaaagttatggcatttccgatcaatcagttatatgacagctataggatatagtcgaccgatccggGCCGTTCCGTTTTaaatactgcctgcaaacaaaggACATTCTttcaaagtttcaagtcgatagctctaaaactgagcgACTACTTTGCGTAGAAAAAGACAGATGGACGGActtgggatttggtacagattccttGGTAGAGATTTCGGCATGTCCgaaattagctttcctttcttgatgagactagtttgcgtagaaacagagcGGATTTATGGGGTCGTaggtgtctccttcactgcgatgtacacttttgacaaatattataaaaccCTCTGCAAGAGGGTTCGAATGCATTGGAATTAATGCGAATTCGAATTAATACCCTTAACTCTAATCCGCtttcattcatttattttcgtCTGCATTCTATTTCACTCAAATCATAAGTAAAGTTGGGCAtttgaatataatttttttcctattCATTCATACCACTAATATGCAGTCAAAAAAATTACGTTTTGCACATCGCACATAAACTTTCACTCTAAATTGATATACGATTTTGCGCataatctgtttttttttccatttttagagTAATTTTTCCGTGGGTCGCTTACCTTACAACTGTCGTCGTGTATATATGCTGGATTTTGGATTAGCGCGTCAGTATACTACAGGCACCGGTGAGGTGCGATGTCCAAGAGCAGCAGCTGGTTTTCGCGGGACTGTCCGATATGCTTCCATAAATGCTCATCGAAATAGAGAAATGGGACGTCATGATGATTTGTGGTCGTTGTTTTATATGCTCGTTGAGTTTGTAAACGGACAATTACCGTGgcgaaaaataaaagacaaaGAACAAGTTGGCTTAACAAAAGAAAAGTATGATCATAGAATATTGTTAAAGCATTTGCCATCAGACCTAAAGCAGTTTCTGGAACACATACAATCCCTAACATATGCCGACCGTCCAGATTATACGGTAACTGAAATTTTACCTAAAAATAACCATATAATTCTCAtcgtatatttttattaatgttTTTAATAGATGCTTATCAGTTTATTTGAGCGCTGTATGAAAAGGCGTGGAGTCAAGGAGTCTGACCCATATGACTGGGAAAAGTTAGAAACTACAGCAATTGGTAATATTAGTTCAACAACTGGAAATACCTTGGCTGCTGTTAAAGCTGATTATATTCATGGAAACTTAACACAAATGACCGTGGCCGCTTCTAACGCGAGTGGGACCGAATACGTGAGTTCTAAAGTGttctaattattttatagTCCAAAACAGTCGAAATTTAATGCATTATCCAATACTTATTTCCCACGACAATCCTATCGTACTAATTAACTTActttattgaaattgaattcagactgttaaaaaaatattgtttataataAATGTAatgagtaaataaaaaaaatgtttcatcCTTTGAACCAGGTTCGAAAGCGGACTGATATTGAAACCGCACATATTACAGCAACTGAGCCCGTACAAATGAAGGAAAAAGTATAATTTTAGatctataaaaaattattcattttttcacgtattttatattttttaggttGATAGAAATTGTAATGCCAGCGCCTCGATCCCTCATCCAAAACCTTTAGTCGAAGCCGCATCTCAATATGGAATTAATAATCAAAACAACCTTGCGAAAGAACTGTTACAGCAACAAAAATCTGTAATACCTACAGATCCCTTAGTGGAAACACCCAATGTACAAAACGCCATAATAAAATCATCAAATTTGAGTTTCGATAACAATGATATCCATGCAataattaatacaaaaaaCTCCCAGCCTATTCCAATGGGATCACTTTCAACAAATAACCAACACAATTCCGCACCTGTTTATGGAAATTCCGTAAGTATTAATacataatattataaaatatttttataaaattaatatttgtttgcAGTATTTACATTCGGAGGGTAAAACAACTAAAAAGTGTGAATGCCTTTTAGTGGAAAGTATGTTGGAACGAAATAGCCCGGCCATAAATCCCATAGAAAATACAACAAAGTCTTCCCTTGAGATTATTAAAGAAACTCAAAAAtcacaagaaaaaaatttgaattctTCAAGCTTCACCTAtgaacaaaatcaaaaattagaagttttagaaaaatatgtcgatggaaaaaaattggatgAACAAAAATCAACGTTTGGACGACTTCGAGTTCTTACAGCGCCACCTATGAGCGTACATGAATTGACTGTGGGTGAGGGACATTCACAAACGAACGAAAATGAGCAAAATTTCGCCACAGCTTGCACCAATACCGGAATTCCTGGGAACACTTTATCATCTAAACATATAAATCAACATGGACAAGCTTTAACAATGGTTTCAATGCCACCTGTAAACCGGCGTTCTGTAACATCTACAAACTTAAGACCATCTTCATCTGGAGGAGGGTCGAGCTCCAttcaaaaattcaatagtGGATCAACCTGCTTTGGGCCTTCAGTCACTATGAGCAATGCAGCACGAAGCAGTGGTGGTGATCATTCAGTAACGCAATTTGCCTTAATAGACGATGAAAACGTATCAGCTTTGCAACAAGTCACTAAAGGGGGTGCTCTTACGCTTGCATCTCAATGGAAAAGTCAGTTTGATGACTCTGAGGACACAACTGATAATGAATGGAATAGAGAGCCACAGGTAAATAATATTTCCGAACCTTGAACTTATTATCTGGCGGCATTTGCTTTACATTTCAAGCGTTCTTTTAGTACCCTTGCCTTGCAgtataattttgatcaaaactttaaagaagacatctccgaccctataaaatatatttattgttgatcaggatcacctcctaagtCTGCCCgtctgtttttatacccttgcagagggtattataattttggtcaaaagtgtgcaacgcagtgaaggagacatctccgaccctataaagtatatatattcttgatcaggatcacctcctgagtcgatatgagcatgtccgtctgtccgtctgtctgtctgtctgtttctacgcaaactagtctctcagttttaaagctatcgagttgaaactttgcacacacccttctttcctttgcaggcagtatataagtcggaacggccgggatcggtcgactatatcctatagctgccatataactgattgatcggaaatgccataactttggtgttttttaagttagagggttgggacacatgttatgtttgaccaaaatatcttatgtacaaaatttcaaaaggatctgccgactatatcctatagctgtcatagaacgatcaaaattggcataactttggtgttttttaagttagaaagatgggatttggtacagattccattttggggaaaacaatctgatctgccaattttcataaggatcggccaactataaacgatccgctatatatctaataaaataagatgggtggcaccacctagcggactgcgactgaacccCTTgcagggtatatcaacttcggctccgcccgaagttagctttcctttcttgttttatatatGAACTCGCTTTTTTAAAGCGaaaagaaaattgatttgaaagtGAAATGCTCATCAGGAATAGTCAATATAAGATCCCATATTTATCTTACTGCTACTTAACTGAAaggtatattaacttcggctcctcCCGAAATTACCTTTCCTTTCATTTTTCAGTTTGTGTCGTTCGTAAAATAAGTAACGTGTTCGTTTTGCCTTGCAGTCGCAACATAATTTGGAACAATTAATTAAAGTGGATATTTCATTGCCTCTGATAAATGAAGTCACTCAcatttccaaaaataaaaccaccTATACAGGCAAGAAATCCATATCGAAGCTCGATgtaaaaggaagaaaaaagaGGTAAGTTTCGATGCTAAATGAAATCCGAGgaacattaaattttttatgtgTAACTCGGTGCAGTTTATTAATAAGACAGGCCGaccttttccattttttttcctctacTCAAAATTTTACCCACAATCTTCGCGGTaaacctaagagaagaaattcattaaattttaccacatattgaattatgtaggccatggaatactcatcaaaagttgaaatctccgattttctacatttgtttttgtgcttcTATGTTTTTttcatagcttgcaaataactgttaaccgttttttgcttacgctctgtttgcgagagcaaccgaaacaaagcatgccgtttcggttcctctctgagcagcaggctttgttttgttttgtttcggatttctgttgaacgaattacgatgagcaaatcatgaaactctcatctaccgaacatcgctcaatgagagatttgagtgacactcgcacagagagactcagtaaaagaccgattgactgaaaaagtcagcgcaaaaaggtcttttcaataatttgttttcgtttcgctgcacagtggaacatggtacatgaaatttgacgaaaaaacttattaaaattttaagcgtgaattttccaatttcaaactaatatattgattattttaattaaaaaatgaatagtttccttttaaattcatttattttgagttaagcttaacaactaaacttttgacaactttgttgtccattttgttaa
The window above is part of the Drosophila ananassae strain 14024-0371.13 chromosome 4 unlocalized genomic scaffold, ASM1763931v2 tig00000054, whole genome shotgun sequence genome. Proteins encoded here:
- the LOC6505445 gene encoding tau-tubulin kinase homolog Asator isoform X2, which codes for MKTEICSDYIRHHLRSRHLLQRSATLPAKHSRLGVRSRVTFKVPSSTIRLPSQAIELEKDKIVIGPKEKQLTKMTSEDLLQPGHVVKERWKVMRKIGGGGFGEIYEGQDLITREQVALKVESARQPKQVLKMEVAVLKKLQGKEHVCRFIGCGRNDRFNYVVMQLQGKNLAELRRAQPRGAFSLSTTLRLGLQILKAIESIHSVGFLHRDIKPSNFSVGRLPYNCRRVYMLDFGLARQYTTGTGEVRCPRAAAGFRGTVRYASINAHRNREMGRHDDLWSLFYMLVEFVNGQLPWRKIKDKEQVGLTKEKYDHRILLKHLPSDLKQFLEHIQSLTYADRPDYTMLISLFERCMKRRGVKESDPYDWEKLETTAIGNISSTTGNTLAAVKADYIHGNLTQMTVAASNASGTEYVRKRTDIETAHITATEPVQMKEKVDRNCNASASIPHPKPLVEAASQYGINNQNNLAKELLQQQKSVIPTDPLVETPNVQNAIIKSSNLSFDNNDIHAIINTKNSQPIPMGSLSTNNQHNSAPVYGNSYLHSEGKTTKKCECLLVESMLERNSPAINPIENTTKSSLEIIKETQKSQEKNLNSSSFTYEQNQKLEVLEKYVDGKKLDEQKSTFGRLRVLTAPPMSVHELTVGEGHSQTNENEQNFATACTNTGIPGNTLSSKHINQHGQALTMVSMPPVNRRSVTSTNLRPSSSGGGSSSIQKFNSGSTCFGPSVTMSNAARSSGGDHSVTQFALIDDENVSALQQVTKGGALTLASQWKSQFDDSEDTTDNEWNREPQSQHNLEQLIKVDISLPLINEVTHISKNKTTYTGKKSISKLDVKGRKKRHTLNITGIENYDTLRNSIPHCWSEPAMGNVLRKNLEPPAVQQAAFENIVYRMDIARNICVRENCLEITSFAKCRSAASKVTRKITPSTFKDETLFQSKGSTERQTKYRNSLPNISVSHIFEEKKIKINSDAHLLQNISIPWQMKTTSSHRSNFPSCGSVNESNACISGRLQIRVVPKALRRRRESMEGKYVTDSTQLQLRFQRPRSRTSSRNRGVSNQTPENFDGNILNTNDDNFG
- the LOC6505445 gene encoding tau-tubulin kinase homolog Asator isoform X3, translated to MKTEICSDYIRHHLRSRHLLQRSATLPAKHSRLGVRSRVTFKVPSSTIRLPSQAIELEKDKIVIGPKEKQLTKMTSEDLLQPGHVVKERWKVMRKIGGGGFGEIYEGQDLITREQVALKVESARQPKQVLKMEVAVLKKLQGKEHVCRFIGCGRNDRFNYVVMQLQGKNLAELRRAQPRGAFSLSTTLRLGLQILKAIESIHSVGFLHRDIKPSNFSVGRLPYNCRRVYMLDFGLARQYTTGTGEVRCPRAAAGFRGTVRYASINAHRNREMGRHDDLWSLFYMLVEFVNGQLPWRKIKDKEQVGLTKEKYDHRILLKHLPSDLKQFLEHIQSLTYADRPDYTMLISLFERCMKRRGVKESDPYDWEKLETTAIGNISSTTGNTLAAVKADYIHGNLTQMTVAASNASGTEYVRKRTDIETAHITATEPVQMKEKVDRNCNASASIPHPKPLVEAASQYGINNQNNLAKELLQQQKSVIPTDPLVETPNVQNAIIKSSNLSFDNNDIHAIINTKNSQPIPMGSLSTNNQHNSAPVYGNSYLHSEGKTTKKCECLLVESMLERNSPAINPIENTTKSSLEIIKETQKSQEKNLNSSSFTYEQNQKLEVLEKYVDGKKLDEQKSTFGRLRVLTAPPMSVHELTVGEGHSQTNENEQNFATACTNTGIPGNTLSSKHINQHGQALTMVSMPPVNRRSVTSTNLRPSSSGGGSSSIQKFNSGSTCFGPSVTMSNAARSSGGDHSVTQFALIDDENVSALQQVTKGGALTLASQWKSQFDDSEDTTDNEWNREPQSQHNLEQLIKVDISLPLINEVTHISKNKTTYTGKKSISKLDVKGRKKRHTLNITGIENYDTLRNSIPHCWSEPAMGNVLRKNLEPPAVQQAAFENIVYRMDIARNICVRENCLEITSFAKFKGLDGKTNKISKQPSEYFCIAYF